A region of Veillonellaceae bacterium DNA encodes the following proteins:
- a CDS encoding MFS transporter: MGWLKKFQSENRYVVFFFLYVGFCISYIDRSAIGLALPSILKDFALAPTQMGVVISAFFIGYSIMQLPGGWMADKFGSKSVILIALTLWSIFTFTTGHASSLAGLLFLRFVFGLCEGPYAGACYRGIAEYFPRELRPAFATGVLSSNYIGSAIAPIIIVPLILWFGWSGMFQALGCIGLVYVFFYAFFVKQVKPAEEEKTGAKKGSKKEYFVKLLHFSIIWKLVVCAFCISCINKGLDAWMPTYLIAERGINLKAVGYVTPIPFMASFLSTAVCGWIMNKYFDRVEQYMIGICAVMTAVFLYLMYNAETLFWVVVFQCGVYFFKACILGSAVAIVLKIVTGNIAGSATMIVNMGGQVAGFISPVVMGYLVSVFNGSFNAVFYYLIGAASVCALSAFLIPKRKEAMLDLGEGSEE, encoded by the coding sequence ATGGGTTGGCTTAAAAAGTTTCAAAGTGAAAACAGGTACGTAGTGTTCTTCTTTCTCTATGTAGGGTTCTGTATTTCCTATATAGACAGATCCGCTATCGGGCTCGCACTTCCTTCGATTTTGAAGGATTTCGCCCTTGCGCCCACACAGATGGGCGTCGTCATCAGTGCATTCTTCATCGGCTACTCGATCATGCAGCTGCCTGGCGGCTGGATGGCCGACAAGTTCGGGTCGAAGTCAGTCATTCTGATTGCGCTCACCTTGTGGTCTATTTTCACCTTCACGACCGGCCATGCTTCCTCTCTTGCAGGACTCCTTTTCCTGCGTTTCGTATTCGGTCTCTGCGAAGGCCCGTATGCCGGTGCCTGCTACCGCGGCATTGCAGAATACTTTCCGCGTGAACTTCGTCCTGCATTTGCCACAGGCGTCCTGTCCTCGAACTATATCGGCAGCGCCATTGCTCCAATCATCATCGTGCCGCTCATCCTCTGGTTCGGATGGAGCGGTATGTTCCAGGCATTAGGCTGCATCGGACTTGTTTATGTATTTTTCTATGCATTCTTCGTCAAGCAGGTAAAACCGGCAGAAGAAGAAAAAACCGGCGCCAAGAAGGGAAGCAAGAAGGAATATTTCGTGAAGCTTCTCCATTTCTCTATCATCTGGAAACTCGTCGTCTGCGCATTCTGCATTTCCTGCATCAATAAAGGCCTCGATGCCTGGATGCCGACGTACCTCATCGCAGAACGCGGCATCAATCTGAAAGCTGTCGGCTATGTAACGCCGATCCCGTTCATGGCATCTTTCCTTTCCACCGCTGTCTGTGGCTGGATCATGAACAAGTATTTCGACAGGGTAGAACAGTACATGATCGGCATCTGCGCTGTCATGACCGCTGTCTTCCTGTACCTCATGTATAATGCAGAAACCCTTTTCTGGGTCGTCGTATTCCAGTGCGGCGTTTACTTTTTCAAGGCATGCATCTTAGGCTCTGCCGTTGCTATCGTCCTTAAGATTGTTACCGGAAACATTGCAGGCTCGGCTACGATGATCGTCAACATGGGCGGTCAGGTGGCAGGCTTCATTTCTCCGGTCGTCATGGGATATCTTGTTTCTGTATTTAATGGTTCCTTCAACGCTGTTTTCTACTACCTGATCGGCGCTGCTTCCGTCTGCGCTTTGAGCGCATTCCTTATTCCGAAGAGAAAAGAAGCGATGCTTGATCTGGGCGAGGGCAGTGAAGAATAA
- a CDS encoding M20 family metallopeptidase: MTTRDKAYEWIDAHKDDMVDLWKQMVTIDSGIGVKEGGMEMGNLCAGILEKLGFSIRRVSYEKCGDTIIGERGDLSKPYTILMGHMDTVFFKGEPEKRPFTIKDGKAYGPGVLDMKGGVCILLSTLEALHAAGFDDFPCKVILVADEEPAHVFSNAPEVIEKESKGAKCAFNFETGFPDHALVVQRKGCWRFFIETFGRGCHVGNDPQNGRSAILEMAHKIIEIENLTDYSKQYNVNVGTIEGGTVANAAPAHCKVECDFRYVHPEDLPILRKKVEEVCAKQYVPDVTTKLYDSVGFAVMPQLPGNLELLKIAQEVAEESGFPVPGPKLCGGGSDAAYTEAAGVPTLCGTGVEGSRNHTVEEWADVDSLFRRAKQMAGILLKLNEK, translated from the coding sequence ATGACGACAAGAGATAAAGCATACGAATGGATTGACGCGCATAAGGACGACATGGTCGACTTGTGGAAACAGATGGTGACCATCGATTCCGGCATCGGTGTCAAGGAAGGCGGCATGGAGATGGGCAATCTCTGTGCAGGCATCCTTGAAAAGCTGGGATTCTCCATCCGCCGCGTATCCTATGAAAAATGCGGCGATACGATCATCGGCGAACGCGGCGATCTGTCCAAACCATACACGATCCTCATGGGTCACATGGATACGGTATTCTTCAAGGGCGAACCTGAAAAGCGTCCGTTCACCATTAAAGACGGCAAGGCATACGGCCCGGGCGTCCTTGATATGAAGGGCGGCGTCTGCATCCTGCTCTCCACCCTGGAAGCACTCCATGCAGCTGGATTTGATGATTTCCCGTGCAAGGTCATCCTTGTTGCCGATGAAGAACCAGCGCACGTATTCTCCAATGCGCCCGAAGTCATCGAGAAGGAATCCAAAGGCGCCAAGTGCGCATTCAACTTTGAAACAGGCTTCCCGGATCACGCGCTGGTCGTCCAGAGAAAAGGCTGCTGGCGTTTCTTCATTGAAACCTTCGGCCGCGGCTGCCATGTAGGCAATGATCCGCAGAACGGCAGAAGCGCCATCCTTGAAATGGCTCACAAGATCATTGAAATCGAGAACCTGACCGACTACTCCAAACAGTACAATGTCAATGTCGGCACAATCGAAGGCGGCACGGTAGCCAATGCGGCTCCGGCTCACTGCAAGGTGGAATGTGATTTCCGCTACGTCCATCCTGAAGATCTCCCCATCCTCAGAAAGAAGGTCGAGGAAGTCTGCGCCAAACAGTATGTGCCTGATGTCACGACAAAGCTCTATGACAGCGTAGGCTTTGCTGTCATGCCGCAGCTCCCGGGCAACCTTGAACTTTTGAAGATTGCACAGGAAGTTGCAGAAGAAAGCGGATTCCCTGTTCCGGGCCCGAAACTCTGCGGAGGCGGCAGTGATGCAGCCTACACGGAAGCTGCCGGTGTTCCGACACTCTGCGGCACAGGCGTTGAAGGTTCCAGAAACCATACGGTTGAAGAATGGGCCGATGTGGACAGCCTCTTCCGCCGTGCTAAGCAGATGGCAGGCATTCTTCTCAAGCTGAACGAAAAATAA
- a CDS encoding alpha/beta fold hydrolase, which produces MDEEKPIILTAQGSFSAGGKTLKAEGTYDPSHALDSAGQTKHVDHAYVFYQVPKDARPNALVFLHGAGQSGAAWETTPDGREGFQTIFLRKGYKVFLMDQPGRGRAASVSTSASVEPKLDEALWFDIFRFGHYPERFPGVQIPEGEEAADQFWRRVTPDTRTFDAELVSDTLSAAIDRAGPSVIVTHSRGAGAGWRAAMKNDNVRGIIALEPGVGFLFPDDDVPDPLISTSPFGALKAEGVDPRDFHKLTEIPILMIFGDNIPDDMTRWGGEDNWRVRRMEAENMAEEINRQGGDARVIRLPDVGIHGNTHFLFEDLNNREIADLMEDWMIEKELDR; this is translated from the coding sequence ATGGATGAGGAAAAACCGATCATATTGACCGCGCAGGGAAGTTTCTCTGCCGGTGGAAAGACGCTGAAGGCGGAAGGGACGTATGATCCTTCTCATGCGCTTGATTCTGCCGGACAGACAAAGCATGTCGATCATGCCTATGTGTTTTATCAGGTGCCAAAGGATGCCAGACCGAACGCTCTTGTGTTCCTCCATGGAGCCGGGCAGAGCGGAGCCGCATGGGAGACGACGCCTGACGGGCGCGAAGGCTTCCAGACGATATTCCTCCGTAAGGGATACAAGGTATTCCTGATGGACCAGCCGGGACGCGGCAGGGCGGCGAGTGTTTCGACAAGTGCATCCGTCGAGCCAAAACTGGACGAAGCGCTTTGGTTTGATATTTTCCGCTTCGGCCATTATCCGGAAAGATTTCCCGGCGTGCAGATTCCTGAAGGGGAAGAGGCCGCCGACCAGTTCTGGCGGAGGGTAACACCGGATACTCGTACATTTGATGCCGAGCTTGTCTCGGATACACTCTCAGCGGCAATCGACCGTGCAGGGCCTTCTGTCATCGTGACGCATTCGCGGGGAGCCGGAGCAGGCTGGCGTGCTGCCATGAAGAATGACAATGTCAGGGGCATCATTGCACTGGAACCGGGCGTTGGATTCCTCTTTCCTGATGACGATGTGCCTGATCCATTGATTTCCACAAGCCCCTTTGGCGCGCTTAAGGCAGAAGGCGTCGATCCGAGGGATTTCCACAAGCTGACGGAAATCCCGATCCTCATGATTTTCGGAGACAATATCCCAGACGACATGACACGCTGGGGCGGCGAGGACAACTGGAGAGTCCGCCGCATGGAAGCGGAAAACATGGCAGAAGAAATCAACAGGCAGGGCGGGGATGCCCGTGTCATACGGCTTCCTGACGTCGGAATCCATGGGAATACGCATTTCCTTTTCGAGGATCTGAATAACCGTGAAATCGCGGATCTCATGGAAGACTGGATGATCGAAAAGGAACTGGACAGGTAG
- a CDS encoding MFS transporter, with the protein MGWVKKFQSENKYVVFFFLYIGFCISYIDRSAIGLALPSISKDFALAPTQMGVVISAFFIGYSIMQIPGGWLADHFGSKTVICVALTLWSIFTFTTGHASTLAGLLFLRFVFGLCEGPYAGSCYRAIAEYFPRELRPAFTTGILSSNYIGSAIAPIIIVPLILFFGWRGMFQALGCIGLVYVFFYIFCVKQTKPAEEVKAGKKENKTKYFLHLMKFSIIWKLVLCAFCVSCINKGLDAWMPTYLIAERGINLKAVGYVTPIPFMASFLSTAGCGWLMNKYFDKKENYMIAICAVMTAIFLYLMYNAETLFWVVVFQCGVYFFKACILGSAVAIVLKIVTGSIAGSASTLVNMGGQVAGFISPVIMGYLVSAFNGSFNAVFYYLIAAAALCAVSALLIPKRKEDMLDLGEGSEE; encoded by the coding sequence ATGGGTTGGGTGAAAAAGTTTCAAAGCGAAAACAAGTATGTGGTATTCTTCTTCCTCTATATAGGGTTCTGTATATCCTATATAGACAGGTCCGCCATAGGGCTCGCGCTTCCTTCGATTTCGAAGGACTTCGCCCTTGCGCCCACGCAGATGGGCGTCGTCATCAGCGCATTCTTCATCGGCTATTCCATCATGCAGATTCCTGGCGGCTGGCTGGCTGACCATTTCGGGTCCAAGACGGTCATCTGCGTTGCATTGACACTCTGGTCCATCTTCACCTTCACGACCGGCCATGCATCGACGCTGGCAGGACTCCTCTTCCTGCGTTTCGTATTCGGCCTCTGCGAAGGTCCGTATGCCGGTTCCTGCTACAGAGCCATTGCTGAATACTTCCCGCGTGAGCTTCGTCCTGCATTTACGACAGGCATTCTTTCCTCGAATTACATCGGAAGCGCCATTGCACCGATCATCATCGTGCCGCTCATCCTCTTTTTCGGATGGAGAGGCATGTTCCAGGCATTAGGCTGCATCGGCCTTGTTTATGTATTTTTCTATATTTTTTGTGTCAAACAGACAAAACCGGCAGAAGAAGTCAAAGCCGGCAAGAAAGAAAACAAGACAAAGTACTTCCTGCATCTGATGAAATTCTCCATCATCTGGAAACTTGTCCTCTGCGCATTCTGCGTATCCTGCATCAATAAAGGCCTCGATGCCTGGATGCCGACGTACCTCATCGCAGAACGCGGTATCAACCTGAAAGCCGTCGGCTATGTAACGCCGATCCCGTTCATGGCTTCCTTCCTGTCAACGGCAGGCTGCGGCTGGCTCATGAACAAGTATTTTGACAAGAAGGAAAATTACATGATCGCCATCTGCGCAGTCATGACCGCCATTTTCCTCTACCTGATGTACAATGCGGAAACTCTTTTCTGGGTCGTCGTATTCCAGTGCGGTGTTTACTTCTTCAAGGCATGCATCTTAGGTTCTGCTGTTGCTATCGTCCTTAAGATCGTCACCGGTTCCATTGCAGGCTCCGCTTCCACGCTCGTCAACATGGGCGGCCAGGTAGCCGGCTTCATTTCGCCAGTCATCATGGGCTACCTTGTTTCTGCATTCAACGGTTCCTTCAATGCCGTATTCTATTACCTGATTGCTGCTGCAGCACTCTGCGCAGTGAGCGCACTCCTGATCCCGAAGAGAAAAGAAGATATGCTTGATCTGGGTGAAGGCAGCGAAGAATAA
- a CDS encoding universal stress protein — translation MEFKKILVPVDGSETAEKAFKVGLDMAIKHNAELFLLYVADMNDAAYPVLQVTLDENGFISMRKQAEEVLSNLKAQIPVGTRLTALVKIGDPGRVITSLAEDNNIDMIIMGSRGRGAISSFIMGSVSQYVLGHVKCPVMVIR, via the coding sequence ATGGAATTCAAGAAAATCCTTGTCCCCGTTGACGGCTCTGAAACTGCCGAAAAAGCTTTCAAAGTCGGCCTTGATATGGCAATCAAGCACAATGCGGAACTCTTCCTTCTCTACGTAGCTGACATGAACGACGCTGCCTATCCAGTCCTGCAGGTCACACTCGATGAAAACGGCTTCATTTCCATGAGAAAGCAAGCAGAAGAAGTCTTAAGCAATCTGAAAGCGCAGATTCCTGTCGGCACCAGACTGACTGCACTCGTCAAGATCGGCGATCCGGGCCGTGTCATCACTTCCCTTGCCGAAGACAACAACATCGACATGATCATCATGGGAAGCCGTGGCAGAGGCGCCATTTCCTCCTTCATCATGGGAAGCGTCAGCCAGTATGTTTTAGGCCACGTAAAATGCCCCGTCATGGTTATCAGATAA
- a CDS encoding M18 family aminopeptidase, whose protein sequence is MEPLNTPDDMSRDLLHFIAKSPSVFHAVRGVKAALAYAGFTELREEDTWQIEKGGKYVVTRDGSALVAFAVPENGGEFFRIAAAHCDSPTFKIKENPEIKDGPYVRLNVEGYGGMIMSTWMDRPLSVAGRLITRENGHLAQKLVAVDGTMLVIPSVAIHMDRQVNQNKSWNVQKDLLPLYGLSSGKTPFMDVIAASAKVKAEDILAHDLYLYSRVPGTIWGEEREFVSSPKLDDLQCAFAAFRGFTLGKKEEAISVYALFDNEEVGSQTAQGAGSTFLYNVLMRLASSLGLSYDETMAAIARSFMISADNAHAVHPNHPEYADPVNRPVINGGIVVKFSARQSYATNAFSAAYFRNLCEENHIPTQTFTNRSDNPGGSTLGNISNTKVAMPTVDIGLAQLAMHSSYETAGVKDTAYLVDACTAFFA, encoded by the coding sequence ATGGAACCTTTAAATACGCCTGATGACATGAGCCGCGACCTGCTCCATTTCATCGCCAAGTCCCCTTCTGTCTTCCATGCCGTCCGCGGTGTGAAGGCTGCGCTTGCTTACGCGGGTTTTACTGAGCTGCGCGAAGAAGATACATGGCAGATTGAAAAGGGCGGGAAATACGTGGTCACCAGGGACGGCAGTGCGCTCGTTGCTTTTGCCGTGCCTGAGAATGGCGGAGAATTCTTCCGCATCGCCGCAGCTCACTGCGATTCCCCTACATTCAAGATCAAGGAAAATCCTGAAATTAAGGACGGTCCTTATGTCCGTCTGAATGTGGAAGGCTACGGCGGCATGATCATGAGTACCTGGATGGACCGCCCGCTTTCCGTAGCAGGCCGCCTGATTACAAGGGAAAACGGCCATCTGGCCCAGAAGCTCGTCGCTGTCGACGGCACGATGCTTGTCATCCCTTCCGTTGCGATCCACATGGACCGCCAGGTGAACCAGAACAAGTCCTGGAATGTGCAGAAGGATCTTCTTCCCCTCTATGGCCTGTCTTCCGGCAAGACACCTTTCATGGATGTCATTGCCGCATCGGCCAAAGTAAAAGCAGAAGATATCCTCGCTCATGACCTTTATCTTTACAGCCGCGTGCCCGGCACGATCTGGGGCGAAGAGCGTGAATTCGTTTCCTCTCCCAAGCTCGACGACCTGCAGTGCGCTTTTGCCGCTTTCCGCGGATTCACCCTCGGAAAGAAGGAAGAAGCCATTTCCGTCTATGCTCTCTTCGATAATGAAGAAGTGGGAAGTCAGACAGCACAGGGCGCCGGTTCGACATTCCTTTACAATGTCCTGATGCGCCTTGCTTCGTCGCTGGGCCTTTCTTATGATGAAACGATGGCTGCCATTGCCAGAAGCTTCATGATTTCTGCCGATAATGCGCATGCTGTCCATCCGAATCATCCGGAATACGCTGATCCTGTGAACCGCCCCGTCATCAACGGAGGCATCGTCGTCAAGTTCAGCGCCCGCCAGAGCTACGCCACCAACGCATTCTCCGCCGCTTACTTCAGGAATCTCTGCGAAGAGAATCATATCCCGACGCAGACCTTCACGAACAGGAGCGACAATCCCGGAGGATCGACGCTTGGCAACATTTCCAACACGAAAGTGGCTATGCCGACCGTGGATATCGGCCTTGCACAGCTGGCTATGCACTCCTCCTACGAGACTGCCGGCGTCAAGGATACCGCTTACCTGGTTGACGCATGCACCGCATTTTTTGCATAA
- the truA gene encoding tRNA pseudouridine(38-40) synthase TruA: MTNYAMIVSYDGTRYEGWQKQTRTKETIQGKIEDALLQVTGEVCQVNGAGRTDAGVHAKGQCANFRLPFQVPADKLMDELNRALPDDIGIMSLKEAAENFHARFSSSGKRYRYRIRTGSLKNVFERRYVWQLGKPLDVEAMRKAARILEGTHDFTSFTSNRHMKKSAVRTVEEIRLTEEEGELRIDYTGDGFLQNMIRIMTGTLVEIGEGKRSADDLAAVLEGKVRAEAGFTAPAAGLTLLRVFYD, from the coding sequence ATGACAAACTATGCAATGATCGTGTCCTATGACGGGACGCGCTATGAAGGATGGCAGAAACAGACCCGCACGAAGGAAACCATTCAGGGAAAGATCGAGGATGCGCTTCTTCAGGTGACAGGGGAGGTCTGCCAAGTGAATGGGGCCGGTAGAACGGATGCGGGCGTACATGCCAAAGGGCAGTGTGCCAATTTCCGTCTGCCTTTCCAAGTCCCGGCCGATAAGCTGATGGATGAATTGAACCGTGCTCTTCCTGATGATATCGGCATCATGTCTTTGAAGGAAGCAGCGGAGAATTTCCATGCGCGCTTTTCTTCCTCGGGGAAGCGGTACCGCTACCGCATCCGCACTGGAAGTCTCAAGAATGTATTCGAGAGACGGTACGTGTGGCAGCTTGGAAAGCCGCTCGATGTGGAAGCAATGAGGAAGGCAGCCCGCATTCTGGAAGGGACGCATGATTTCACTTCCTTTACCAGCAACCGCCATATGAAGAAGAGTGCGGTCAGGACGGTCGAGGAAATCCGCCTGACAGAAGAAGAAGGAGAGCTTCGTATCGACTATACGGGAGACGGCTTCCTGCAGAATATGATCCGCATCATGACAGGGACGCTTGTGGAAATCGGCGAGGGAAAGAGAAGCGCTGATGATCTTGCCGCAGTCCTTGAAGGGAAAGTCCGTGCAGAGGCTGGTTTCACGGCCCCGGCTGCAGGGCTCACGCTTCTTCGTGTATTTTACGATTAA
- the menC gene encoding o-succinylbenzoate synthase, whose amino-acid sequence MKISKVVVRRMSLDFKVPFRTSFGLNTTKDFSIVELHDSDGNVGYGACSAFMRPWYNEETTMGALFIIKEYLIPALFDAGDFKDPEWFFDHTSWIRRNRMARASVDCALWELYSKELGIPEYKALGGVKDSVEAGVSLGIEDTPDKLLATIEKYMKQGYRRVKCKIKPGYDINYMRAVRKEYGDIMLMVDANSAYTLADIDLFKEMDELGLLMIEQPLASDDIVDHRHLQAAIKTPICLDESIDSVDDARRAIELGSCKIINIKVARVGVLTEARRIQKFAGEKGVYSWCGGMVDDGVARGHNMAVATLPYYRYPNDIPGSDRYYADDIVTPSTFIDDHAMIHLPQLPGTGFELNQEVVEKHTLEKWEFTK is encoded by the coding sequence ATGAAAATTTCTAAAGTAGTTGTCCGCAGAATGAGTCTTGATTTCAAGGTGCCTTTCCGCACCAGCTTCGGACTGAATACGACAAAGGATTTCTCCATCGTCGAACTGCATGACAGCGACGGCAATGTGGGCTATGGCGCCTGCTCGGCGTTCATGCGCCCCTGGTACAATGAAGAGACGACAATGGGCGCTCTCTTCATTATCAAGGAATACCTGATTCCGGCTCTCTTCGATGCAGGCGATTTCAAAGATCCGGAATGGTTCTTCGACCATACATCCTGGATCCGCAGAAACCGCATGGCACGCGCTTCTGTAGACTGCGCTCTCTGGGAACTGTACTCCAAGGAACTCGGCATCCCTGAATACAAAGCTCTCGGCGGCGTCAAGGATTCTGTCGAAGCCGGCGTTTCCTTGGGCATTGAAGATACACCTGACAAGCTTCTTGCTACGATTGAAAAGTACATGAAGCAGGGCTACCGCCGCGTCAAATGCAAAATCAAACCGGGCTATGATATCAACTACATGAGAGCTGTCAGAAAAGAATACGGCGACATCATGCTCATGGTTGATGCCAATTCTGCATATACGCTCGCTGATATCGACCTCTTCAAGGAAATGGATGAACTGGGCCTTCTCATGATCGAGCAGCCTCTGGCATCCGATGATATCGTAGACCACCGCCACCTGCAGGCTGCCATCAAGACACCGATCTGCCTTGATGAAAGCATTGACAGTGTCGATGATGCCAGAAGAGCCATCGAACTTGGCAGCTGCAAGATCATCAACATCAAAGTAGCCCGCGTAGGCGTCCTGACTGAAGCCAGAAGAATCCAGAAATTCGCCGGTGAAAAGGGCGTTTATTCCTGGTGCGGCGGCATGGTCGACGACGGCGTCGCAAGAGGCCACAACATGGCTGTTGCTACCCTCCCGTACTACCGCTATCCGAACGATATCCCGGGAAGCGACCGCTACTATGCGGATGACATCGTAACCCCGTCCACATTCATTGACGATCATGCCATGATTCATCTGCCGCAGCTTCCGGGCACCGGCTTCGAACTGAATCAGGAAGTCGTTGAAAAACATACTCTTGAAAAGTGGGAATTCACAAAATAA
- a CDS encoding carbon-nitrogen family hydrolase translates to MKLRIGLLQMHVELGKPDVNYAHALELMEKAMKHEPDILVLPETWNVGFFPAENLDELADKNGERTQEMLSTFAKNNNVNIVGGTVAAKIGNDILNRSYVFNREGKIAETFDKIHGFSLSGEPGYFRMGDHLAHFNLDGVACSMAVCYDIRFPELIRREALMGVDLFFVPAAWPKIRNTHWVRLNQARAIENQFYLAAVNQAGRSGGLEYAGNSLLLDPWGEEICRLEDEEEIAFGRIDTDVIQEVRSQINVFRDRRPDIDKITDE, encoded by the coding sequence ATGAAACTTAGAATCGGACTGCTGCAGATGCATGTCGAGCTGGGAAAGCCCGACGTCAATTACGCTCACGCTCTTGAGCTCATGGAAAAGGCCATGAAGCACGAACCGGACATCCTTGTGCTCCCTGAGACATGGAATGTCGGCTTCTTCCCCGCGGAGAATCTGGACGAGCTTGCTGACAAGAACGGAGAAAGAACGCAGGAGATGCTCTCTACGTTCGCTAAAAACAACAATGTCAATATCGTCGGAGGAACGGTCGCTGCCAAAATAGGGAATGATATCCTGAACCGCTCCTACGTTTTCAACCGCGAAGGGAAGATTGCGGAAACCTTTGATAAGATCCACGGCTTCTCACTCTCCGGTGAGCCTGGCTATTTCCGCATGGGAGACCACCTCGCCCACTTCAATCTGGACGGCGTCGCCTGCTCCATGGCTGTCTGCTACGACATCCGCTTCCCGGAACTGATCAGAAGGGAAGCTCTGATGGGCGTCGACCTCTTCTTCGTCCCTGCCGCATGGCCAAAGATCAGGAACACCCACTGGGTACGCCTCAATCAGGCAAGGGCCATTGAAAACCAGTTCTACCTCGCCGCTGTCAATCAGGCCGGCCGCTCGGGCGGACTGGAATATGCAGGAAATTCACTCCTCCTCGATCCATGGGGCGAAGAAATCTGCCGTTTGGAAGACGAAGAGGAAATCGCTTTCGGCCGCATCGATACGGACGTCATTCAGGAAGTCCGTTCACAGATCAATGTATTCCGCGACAGAAGACCGGACATCGACAAAATCACTGACGAATAA
- the menC gene encoding o-succinylbenzoate synthase translates to MRIDRVDIIRVLNPFKHPFQTSFTKFENRDALLVKVYSEGLVGWGECKAFYGPFYNPEDNGTVLHILSDIIIPGILHTEVESPEAFMKQFDYIKGNRLAKAAVENALWELMVQRTGKSLKTLLGGTQKEIKVGVSLGIEKDINVLFKEIEHYLELGYHRTKIKIHPGRDIEVVKAIRKEFGDITLTVDANSAYTLKDIDLFRAMDEYHLQYIEQPLGEEDIVDHATLQKAIETPVCLDESIVSYEAAEAAIRLGSCKVINIKSSRCGGVYEGKRIHDLCVAHHIPVWCGGMTELGIGRAQNVSFASLPGFTELAHDVAAANRYFDEDVTNPMVDITDRCTIIVPDEENGIHYDVDEKQIDKMEAGHWIFK, encoded by the coding sequence ATGAGAATTGACCGCGTAGACATTATCCGCGTTTTGAATCCGTTCAAGCATCCGTTCCAGACAAGCTTCACTAAGTTTGAAAACAGGGACGCACTGCTTGTCAAAGTATATTCCGAAGGCCTTGTCGGCTGGGGTGAATGCAAGGCTTTCTACGGGCCTTTCTACAATCCGGAAGACAACGGCACCGTGCTTCATATCCTGAGCGACATCATCATCCCGGGCATCCTTCATACGGAAGTGGAAAGCCCGGAAGCTTTCATGAAACAGTTCGACTACATCAAGGGGAACCGTCTTGCCAAAGCAGCTGTCGAAAACGCCCTCTGGGAACTCATGGTCCAGCGCACAGGGAAGTCCCTGAAGACACTCCTTGGCGGCACGCAGAAGGAAATCAAGGTCGGCGTCTCCCTTGGCATTGAAAAGGATATCAACGTCCTTTTCAAGGAAATTGAACATTACTTAGAACTCGGCTATCACAGGACGAAGATCAAAATCCATCCGGGACGCGACATTGAAGTCGTCAAAGCCATTAGAAAGGAATTCGGGGACATTACGCTCACCGTCGATGCCAATTCCGCCTACACGCTTAAAGATATCGACCTCTTCCGCGCCATGGATGAATACCATCTCCAGTACATTGAACAGCCGCTCGGAGAAGAAGATATCGTCGACCATGCCACACTCCAGAAAGCCATCGAGACACCTGTCTGCCTGGATGAAAGCATCGTTTCCTACGAAGCGGCAGAAGCTGCAATCCGTCTTGGCAGCTGCAAGGTCATCAATATCAAATCCAGCCGCTGCGGCGGTGTCTATGAAGGAAAGCGCATCCATGACCTCTGCGTCGCCCATCATATTCCTGTATGGTGCGGCGGCATGACAGAGCTCGGCATCGGCCGCGCGCAGAATGTTTCCTTCGCAAGCCTTCCGGGCTTCACGGAACTGGCGCATGATGTGGCAGCTGCAAACCGCTACTTCGACGAAGACGTGACAAATCCGATGGTAGACATCACTGATCGCTGCACGATCATCGTGCCGGATGAGGAAAACGGAATCCATTACGACGTCGATGAAAAGCAGATCGATAAGATGGAAGCAGGCCACTGGATTTTCAAATAA